A window of the Lepisosteus oculatus isolate fLepOcu1 chromosome 14, fLepOcu1.hap2, whole genome shotgun sequence genome harbors these coding sequences:
- the LOC107075335 gene encoding interferon-induced very large GTPase 1-like, which translates to CTTAVEQFKKMHTAFRKANNPLTYLQSKRDQYLDCFKSFCKGASSVTFFVDFLCRCLKTAIQQAACDKTCIQIPDKMKSNYPAFSGNRSNLENHILRHLAEQPNFDSYMEYINHPKGYFEKFIREHVERYCRDNSDQLRRMFKTNLSDLVQQVLTVNTTVTAAVKDRHGGATLWLDEFCAALSDHMVLPRQDFRNIEKEDITDLQFLREMMARSLDELLKSLQKESSSKPDLDLKIFRRRPDEILCEALSGCWEQCPFCKAICTNTIPGHNSDHSVQFHRPSALAGWHIHGTDIFYVDICTTSVSSDKSFYPTWESTKTVPYKTYREAGEPYSRWRITPDNSEQSYWKWFICTFRSQLEEKLKYKFVGHGEIPSEWKTIGKSSALKELK; encoded by the coding sequence TGCACCACAGCAGTAGaacaatttaagaaaatgcaCACAGCCTTCAGGAAAGCCAACAATCCTCTGACTTACCTCCAGAGTAAGAGGGATCAGTACCTCGACTGTTTTAAGAGCTTCTGTAAAGGAGCCTCATCTGTCACATTCTTTGTAGATTTTCTGTGCAGATGCCTCAAAACTGCGATCCAGCAGGCAGCATGTGATAAGACCTGTATCCAGATCCCAGATAAAATGAAATCTAACTACCCTGCTTTCAGTGGTAACAGATCCAACCTGGAAAACCACATTCTGAGACACCTCGCTGAGCAGCCGAACTTTGACTCCTATATGGAATATATTAACCATCCAAAGGGTTATTTTGAGAAGTTTATAAGGGAGCATGTTGAGAGATACTGTAGAGACAACAGTGATCAACTGAGAAGGATGTTTAAAACCAATCTGAGTGACCTAGTACAGCAGGTTTTAACAGTGAACACTACTGTCACTGCAGCAGTGAAAGACAGACATGGTGGCGCCACCTTGTGGCTGGATGAGTTCTGTGCAGCACTCAGTGATCACATGGTGCTCCCCAGACAGGACTTCAGAAACATTGAAAAGGAAGACATCACAGACCTGCAGTTCCTCAGAGAAATGATGGCCAGATCACTTGATGAGCTACTGAAAAGTCTTCAGAAAGAAAGCAGCAGCAAACCTGACCTTGACTTAAAGATTTTCAGACGCAGACCTGATGAGATTCTGTGTGAGGCGCTCAGTGGCTGTTGGGAACAGTGTCCCTTCTGTAAAGCCATCTGCACAAACACGATCCCTGGTCATAACTCTGATCACAGTGTCCAGTTTCATCGTCCTTCTGCTCTGGCTGGCTGGCATATCCATGGGACAGATATATTTTATGTTGATATTTGTACCACCTCAGTCAGCAGTGACAAGAGTTTCTATCCTACTTGGGAATCTACTAAAACTGTTCCCTATAAGACCTACAGAGAAGCAGGTGAACCTTACAGCAGGTGGCGCATCACCCCAGATAACAGCGAGCAGTCCTACTGGAAATGGTTCATCTGTACTTTCAGGTCACAGCTGGAGGAGAAATTAAAGTATAAATTTGTAGGTCATGGTGAAATTCCCAGTGAGTGGAAAACAATTGGAAAGAGCTCTGcactgaaggaactgaagtAA
- the LOC107076234 gene encoding interferon-induced very large GTPase 1-like — translation MASWELAALLLTIVISLAWLKIILWTGREQNIANEPAGENNERSQKFLPKGSPEGEELQESSETEVPERSPKTAEREELPEREDAKVPLKTETRTEPSEVNPQKSFRRRTQQVRRDLTQLQKLLEKNKENPTQVKSLKDKIRSALDIPKECWVPAGQSLKELVKNLHQQLSFMEDSSTSPPGNLSDEEVLSHASEGLSLQGIYCTGVLKNMLEKREQLIEVPEGFSLHRPQHSSLYEQEEFSSYKSQALFQKVMENLGYSFSTLVTGEFKAFSAANTVGLSHSTDKEKPPSAHPCIWKTKYNYVPLASSFFEKNRLKLSGAAMRDLRDIEMALLKSEEDNMFPMLINRMDSFFKRFGTHANQGPVHFGGVFWWKASGEGFSSNDLTGMNSLTSEALNIYVGHGYCALTTSCSAGVSKSASELKGHFTGNYSETQMSGVKLSVSKSGGPAETHNHLQWKCALVSSNRTWQVIDRGTRLIPVWDIILSAHTQDFTDPFRLSSSLLEAYRRITGQDADLMSGERELSAQREAEELIQTVKNWTVSNSEQVLTELLQFKSKLRETTGSHRIWFQTCLSNRVLQDVLLEVVKKHKHEEAINLQTMMRSLMEPHLYTVKNVPNRAKIMEWAYQAEEEIFKVVSVSEFSELTEILRRTKELADSTLALSDSVTVREAKIKATCTIAFSLNSLRQTLTQNNEGEAELLVLSVITSVGYSLKNNSFSHPLGWKDIDFLENELQKAYDKYCLLKGQHPTRAQALLVLTALTASKNKQSVTSKDKERRLQLIKSQLKGKMIPEVSSAITCANVYQDWKRLELQLTHLTNSEEREDFMNLLQKLGLKCLCLKQQKKDILVIDSASQSVNSPREESQLCFHYLYKLMMLDYSVRFFVLRVPDTDCKENSATTVQCSSGPEKSSFGFFSIGEEDVEKEKKHKTHIHPMDVHMAVFHYSDDFLRQYLYTKLSTCQFALPLLVPSPWTGALEFPLWALRQIKKSWCCREPSERGSSVKHNCRDMFNAPVPTVSFIRLGSSSVSKSQILNSVVSPKRHSVFFHRHCRGSSPHCLLMDGVVEIAWYCPGGRKDDVFDSCVALLNLHGDASKHPEQLQFLQEVSVVNVVLITETPLGEEVKKTAEALFNSPVPLICLFAGLSKVPQGNNPTKVRLAAKNRNEADLTDEIVLHVKHCISTVNKSSSLQTYLQAARQQQFRVDEDSEACREGKEKAELLMSLLREDELLNLKEKLLPLQGKLWHKWCLKDKEQYRLNSRVNTSIEQQVSNIRAEKRALRREQLKRAFPLHDFMRSFLECLASADPQDIKLFMLHWLGMYLDELTADTLSELQKKFHSTWKTLRQKEKSKDKEQEMKLQKDLSTISEEITAATLGLQHLMRETTQLHEAVQSEGEGLEEYRQFVSVFPAVGAEMLMSGHPLELMDGDAAHVPLLWIEAVLDKLKEKIGDRKVFVLSVLGVQSSGKSTLLNTMFRLQFTVSAGRCTRGVFMQLVRVSEDVRAQLQYDFVLVVDTEGLRSPELSNKTTLSHDNELATFIIGIGDMTVINIMGENPSEMQDILQICVQAFLRMKSVQIKPSCVFVHQNVAESSANSKNMEGRRRLQEKLDEMSRIAAKEEGCEVTGFSDIIQFDVDSQVFYFKNLLEGDPPMAPPNPSYSQNVQELKMKLLSVAQWQPGVKFPSLSEFKLRIKDLWNALLGENFVFSFRNTLEMMVYSKLEDRYGEWSWKMRKRALEVQNRLSNQIINNIVQAVTLSDLRREFHEIYRTLTAEIEKYFKEEKYQEILIKWKVNVDKRFESLRNELIEETRKQSNELIRLKKCRSELDRKKSEYEAELIKMSKDLASRLKEQKLSDKKVEEQFDRLWKSWVTRVSSELPPEEQLDIRATVQNILLEKFKNQGDVLNKIVNREELFQFNRKKHIKQSWARSAWNTVTFQDPQWEYHGNELIQEIQRAVNKYID, via the exons CAGAACATTGCGAATGAGCCAGCAGGAGAAAATAATGAACGAAGCCAAAAG TTTTTACCCAAGGGATCACCAGAGGGAGAAGAACTTCAGGAATCATCAGAGACAGAGGTTCCAGAGAGATCACCAAAGACAGCAGAACGTGAGGAATTACCAGAGAGAGAAGATGCCAAAGTGCCACTTAAAACAGAAACTAGAACAGAGCCATCAGAG GTAAACCCACAGAAGTCCTTTAGAAGGAGAACACAGCAGGTGAGACGGGACCTAACACAGCTTCAGAAACTGttggagaaaaataaagaaaaccccACCCAGGTGAAATCGTTGAAAGATAAGATTCGTTCAGCTCTTGACATCCCTAAGGAGTGCTGGGTACCGGCTGGACAATCTCTCAAAGAGCTGGTAAAGAATCTGCACCAACAGCTCAGTTTCATGGAAGACTCATCCACCTCTCCTCCTGGAAACCTTTCTGATGAGGAGGTGTTAAGTCATGCGTCTGAAGGCCTGTCTCTGCAGGGAATCTACTGCACTGGGGTTCTGAAGAACATGCTGGAGAAGAGAGAGCAGCTCATTGAGGTTCCTGAGGGCTTCTCACTGCACAGACCCCAGCACAGCTCCCTTTATGAGCAGGAGGAGTTTTCATCCTATAAATCACAGGCCCTTTTCCAGAAGGTCATGGAAAATCTGGGCTACTCTTTCAGCACTTTAGTAACAGGTGAATTCAAGGCCTTCTCTGCTGCAAACACAGTAGGTCTCTCACACTCTACAGACAAGGAGAAACCCCCATCTGCACACCCATGCATATGGaaaacaaagtacaactatGTACCACTGGCGTCCAGCTTTTTTGAGAAGAATAGACTGAAGTTGTCAGGTGCTGCCATGAGAGACCTCCGAGATATAGAAATGGCGCTGTTAAAGAGTGAAGAAGATAACATGTTCCCtatgttaataaacagaatggATAGTTTTTTTAAGAGATTTGGCACCCATGCTAACCAGGGTCCTGTTCACTTTGGTGGGGTGTTCTGGTGGAAGGCCTCTGGTGAGGGTTTCAGCAGCAATGATCTCACAGGGATGAACAGCCTGACATCTGAAGCTCTAAATATCTATGTTGGTCATGGATACTGTGCATTAACCACATCTTGTTCAGCTGGAGTGAGCAAGTCTGCATCAGAGCTGAAAGGACACTTTACTGGGAACTACAGTGAAACCCAGATGAGCGGAGTGAAGCTCTCTGTCTCTAAAAGTGGGGGTCCTGCTGAAACTCACAATCACCTGCAGTGGAAGTGTGCTCTGGTCAGCAGCAACAGGACCTGGCAGGTGATAGACAGAGGAACCAGGCTGATTCCTGTGTGGGACATCATCCTGTCTGCTCACACTCAAGACTTCACAGACCCTTTCAGACTGAGCAGCAGCCTGCTGGAGGCCTACAGAAGGATCACAGGGCAGGACGCAGACCTGATGTCAGGAGAGAGGGAGCTCTCGGCACAGAGAGAGGCTGAGGAGCTGATTCAGACAGTGAAGAACTGGACTGTGTCCAACAGTGAACAGGTTCTGACTGAGCTGCTGCAGTTCAAGAGTAAACTGAGAGAAACAACAGGGTCCCACAGAATCTGGTTTCAGACCTGTCTCTCTAACAGGGTCCTGCAAGATGTTTTACTGGAAGTTGTTAAAAAGCACAAACATGAGGAAGCAATAAACCTGCAAACGATGATGCGCTCTCTCATGGAGCCTCACCTGTACACAGTGAAAAACGTCCCAAACAGAGCCAAAATCATGGAGTGGGCCTACCAGGCTGAGGAGGAAATATTCAAAGTTGTCTCTGTTTCTGAGTTCTCTGAACTGACAGAAATCCTGAGGAGAACTAAAGAACTAGCAGATTCTACATTAGCACTCAGTGACTCTGTAACTGTGCGTGAGGCCAAGATCAAAGCCACATGCACTATTGCCTTCTCCCTGAACTCCCTGCGACAGACTTTAACACAGAACAATGAGGGAGAAGCAGAGCTGCTGGTACTTTCGGTCATCACATCTGTAGGATACAGCTTGAAGAACAACAGTTTCAGTCACCCTCTGGGCTGGAAAGACATTGACTTTTTAGAGAATGAGCTCCAGAAGGCTTATGACAAATACTGCTTACTGAAAGGGCAACATCCTACAAGAGCTCAGGCCCTCTTAGTGCTCACAGCTCTGACTGcatcaaaaaacaaacagtCAGTCACCTCAAAGGATAAGGAGAGGCGACTACAGTTGATAAAATCACAGCTAAAGGGGAAAATGATCCCTGAAGTCTCCTCAGCAATCACATGTGCAAATGTATATCAGGACTGGAAACGCCTTGAACTGCAGTTGACACACTTGACAAACAGCGAGGAACGAGAAGATTTTATGAATTTGCTTCAGAAACTGGGTCTAAAGTGCCTATGCcttaaacagcaaaaaaaagatATTCTTGTCATAGATAGTGCCTCACAAAGTGTGAACAGTCCCAGAGAGGAGAGCCAGCTCTGTTTCCACTACCTGTACAAGCTCATGATGCTGGACTACAGTGTCCGTTTTTTTGTTCTTAGAGTTCCGGATACTGACTGTAAGGAAAACAGTGCCACCACAGTGCAGTGTTCTAGTGGTCCTGAAAAAAGCAGTTTTGGCTTCTTCAGTATTGGCGAGGAAGATGTTgagaaggaaaagaaacacaagactCACATTCACCCCATGGACGTCCACATGGCTGTGTTCCACTACTCTGATGACTTCCTGAGGCAGTACCTCTACACCAAGCTGTCCACCTGTCAGTTCGCCTTACCCCTGCTGGTGCCCAGCCCCTGGACTGGGGCACTGGAGTTCCCTCTGTGGGCCCTGAGGCAGATCAAGAAATCATGGTGCTGTAGGGAGCCATCTGAGAGAGGCAGCTCTGTGAAACACAACTGCAGGGACATGTTCAATGCTCCAGTGCCAACGGTGTCCTTCATCAGGCTGGGATCATCCTCCGTCTCCAAATCCCAGATCCTGAACAGCGTCGTCAGCCCCAAGAGACACAGTGTGTTTTTCCACCGGCACTGCAGGGgcagctccccacactgcctGCTCATGGACGGGGTGGTGGAGATCGCCTGGTACTGCCCAGGAGGCAGGAAGGACGACGTGTTCGACAGCTGTGTGGCTCTCCTGAACCTTCACGGTGATGCCAGCAAACACCCAGAACAGCTGCAGTTTCTCCAGGAGGTCAGCGTTGTCAATGTAGTTCTGATCACAGAGACTCCACTGGGGGAAGAAGTGAAGAAGACAGCTGAGGCTCTTTTCAACTCTCCTGTTCCCCTAATCTGTCTGTTTGCTGGCCTGAGTAAAGTCCCACAAGGAAACAATCCAACCAAGGTGAGACTGGCTGCCAAGAACAGGAACGAAGCTGATCTGACTGATGAGATAGTATTACACGTCAAACACTGCATCTCCACTGTGAACAAGAGCTCCAGCCTGCAGACATACTTACAGGCTGCGAGACAGCAGCAGTTCAGGGTGGATGAAGACAGTGAAGCCTGTAGAGAAGGGAAGGAAAAGGCTGAACTTCTGATGAGCCTCCTGAGAGAAGATGAGTTATTAAACCTCAAGGAGAAGCTGCTGCCTCTGCAGGGCAAGCTGTGGCACAAGTGGTGCCTGAAGGACAAAGAACAGTATCGTCTGAACAGCAGAGTGAACACAAGTATTGAACAGCAGGTGAGCAATATCAGGGCTGAGAAAAGAGCCCTCCGCCGTGAGCAGCTAAAGAGAGCTTTCCCTCTCCATGACTTCATGAGATCTTTCCTGGAGTGTTTAGCTTCTGCAGATCCACAAGACATTAAACTGTTCATGCTGCACTGGCTGGGGATGTATCTAGATGAACtgactgcagacacactgagtgaACTTCAGAAGAAATTCCACTCCACATGGAAAACACTGAGGCAGAAAGAGAAGAGCAAGGACAAGGAGCAGGAGATGAAACTGCAGAAAGACCTGAGCACCATATCTGAAGAGATCACTGCTGCTACTCTCGGACTTCAACACCTCATGAGAGAAACCACTCAGCTTCATGAGGCTGTTCAATCAGAAGGAGAGGGTCTAGAAGAGTACAGACAGTTTGTCAGTGTCTTTCCCGCTGTCGGAGCCGAGATGCTGATGTCAGGACATCCTCTGGAGCTGATGGACGGAGATGCTGCCCATGTGCCCCTCCTGTGGATTGAGGCTGTCCTAGACAAACTCAAGGAAAAAATTGGAGACAGAAAGGTGTTTGTCCTCTCTGTTCTTGGAGTCCAGAGCTCGGGAAAGTCCACTCTGCTGAACACGATGTTCAGGCTGCAGTTCACAGTGAGTGCAGGAAGGTGCACCAGGGGAGTGTTCATGCAGTTAGTGCGAGTGAGTGAGGATGTCAGAGCTCAGCTGCAGTATGACTTTGTCCTGGTGGTGGACACAGAGGGGCTTCGGTCACCAGAGCTCAGTAATAAAACCACACTGAGTCATGACAATGAATTAGCAACGTTTATTATCGGGATTGGTGACATGACTGTGATCAACATCATGGGAGAAAATCCCTCTGAAATGCAGGATATTCTCCAAATCTGCGTCCAGGCATTTCTGAGAATGAAGTCTGTTCAGATCAAACCAAGTTGTGTTTTTGTGCATCAGAATGTGGCAGAATCTTCAGCAAACAGCAAGAATATGGAGGGAAGGAGGCGCCTCCAGGAGAAACTGGATGAAATGTCCCGCATTGCTGCCAAAGAGGAAGGCTGTGAAGTTACCGGCTTCAGTGACATTATCCAGTTTGATGTGGACTCACAGGTTTTCTACTTCAAAAACCTTCTGGAAGGAGACCCTCCGATGGCTCCTCCCAACCCCTCCTACAGCCAGAACGTCCAGGAGCTGAAGATGAAGCTCCTCAGTGTCGCTCAGTGGCAGCCGGGAGTGAAGTTTCCCTCACTGTCAGAGTTTAAATTACGGATCAAAGATCTCTGGAACGCCCTGCTGGGAGAGAACTTTGTCTTCAGCTTCAGAAACACCCTAGAAATGATGGTTTACAGTAAACTGGAGGACAGGTACGGAGAGTGGTCATGGAAGATGAGGAAACGAGCCTTAGAGGTACAGAACAGACTGAGCAACCAAATCATCAATAATATAGTTCAGGCTGTGACATTGTCAGATCTGAGGAGAGAATTTCATGAGATCTACAGAACTCTGACAGCTGAAATAGAGAagtattttaaagaagaaaaataccaGGAGATCTTGATTAAGTGGAAGGTGAATGTTGATAAAAGGTTTGAGAGCCTGAGGAATGAGCTCATTGAAGAAACCAGAAAGCAGAGCAATGAACTGATCAGACTGAAGAAATGCAGATCGGAGCTAGACAGGAAGAAATCAGAATACGAAGCAGAACTGATTAAAATGAGCAAAGACCTGGCGTCCAGACTGAAGGAGCAGAAGCTCAGTGATAAGAAAGTGGAGGAGCAGTTTGACAGACTCTGGAAGAGCTGGGTGACCAGAGTGTCCTCAGAGCTGCCCCCTGAGGAACAGCTGGACATCAGAGCCACAGTGCAAAACATTCTGCTGGAGAAATTCAAGAACCAGGGAGATGTCCTCAACAAAATTGTGAACAGAGAGGAGTTGTTCCAGTTCAATAGgaaaaaacacatcaaacaaAGCTGGGCAAGATCTGCATGGAATACGGTTACTTTTCAAGACCCACAGTGGGAATATCATGGGAATGAACTCattcaggaaatacagagaGCTGTTAATAAATACATTGAC